The Mercurialis annua linkage group LG7, ddMerAnnu1.2, whole genome shotgun sequence genome includes the window atccgGTTCAATTAGTTGTATCAAAAATCAATATATGACCTGGctctagaaaaaaaattaaaaatttcaataattttaattttgaccgGTCTGATcaaaatttcaataattatatcaatatttgacatatgtttaaattttaatataaaccgaaccaaaataacaaatctaaaaactaattgaagcaaataatttgatttggtttaaaaaattaaatgtcgAGAACTTTCATTCATttcatacaaaaaaaaataataattcgaatttggtttttaaatatacaaaaaagaTTGCTTCATTTTGGTTCAATTTGATATATACGtaattagtttttttgtttgaatCGAAAAAATTGACTGAGCTAACGAGATCGTCTTGATTTGAAAGattaactttttgaaaaataaaaaatttggtttggttcgattttgaaaaaattgaaaatttctgATGGGGTTTGatttgaattaataaaaaaattgttttttctaACATAATACAATTTTAGTCAAGTTCTAATGTAAAACGAATTGAAAATAGCCGGATAAAAAAACTAACCTAATCGATTGATTCAGTttggttaaaaaatttaattctttaaaattttaattcttttcaattttgaaagaaataaaaaaatcaattcaattggattcaattctaaaaaaatataaatacttgGTACGCTTCatggtaattatatttaaaatctgttatataaaacaaaatgaaaatttttaatttatattttgaattaatttttaattaaattttataaaagatttcTGATTTCTTTCAGTTGtccaaataataaatttcaaattcatgATTTAAACTAATGacgtcaatttttaaaattatttttgtacaATATTTTTCAACagcaaaattaattttgttgtaattttgttttttataattggaggaAAGAGAGAGCTTGTGAGAGAAATTGAACTCACAACCTAATAAAATGTTACCCAACATTCATTTTGTTTGAATTGTAACTCATTGGTAATATTTaccattaaaatattttttgtagcaattaaGGATATTTTGGTACCTATTTTCTTTTTAcaagaatataaataaaattacataaaatttaaataaagtgGTGGATATTAAATACCTTGGATTAGTAGGTTAGTCTATAGTTATAGAAAGGTCACTATAtatcattttgttacaaaaatatTACTGAACTTAGCATTTGGATTATAACGGGAGGTTACCCGTATAAAATTTACCGTTTTCATACTTCAAACACActatttttgcttacgtggaaAGCCGTAATTCCCAGAAGATTATAACCCactgacctttttgtaattcacgataaatttagtaactattttatattaaaatttaactgaATCCGCCGCAATAACCTCCACTTATAACAAAAGATATATCTCAGTGaccattttataacaaaatgaaACATAGTGATTTTTCTGTAAGTACCGATAACCCAGTGAGTTAGAATGTTTAATATCAGTAAAGTGGTAGAGTACGTGAACTAACCTGAATCAGCCCTTTAAGAATCTCATCAGTATAATACTCAGGTTCTGTTTCTTGCAAAGAAAGAAGATGATCAATCATTGTATTCATACTCTCTAAATTCACCTTCTTCCTTCTATGTTCATCAAGCAGTCCTTGAAAGAAGTCATCATTCCTTTTAGCAAATCTAATCAAAGTCCTTTTGAACTTACCACCATCCAACCAATTCAAAATTGGCAAAAAATCTCCTGGATTTGTTACTCCTCCATACGACGCAGTTTCCTTTAATATCTGCCGAAACTGCTCGGCCTCTTCTTTGTCACTCACGTCGTCTCCGTAATATCTCTTCCCTGCAATCATTCTTATAATTATGTTAAATGTTAGCTCTTGAAACTTTGATTTCAGCTCTACTTTGGAAAAATGTTGGAGCGAGTTACGAGTTAGGTTGACCATTAGTCTCTTGATTTCGTCTTTTCGCATGCTTTCGAATTTATTAAGACGATGGGTGGAGAAAAGTTCTATAGCGCTAATGCGACGAAGGTTGCGCCAGTGGTCGCCGAAGGGTGCATGGATTATTGTAGTATAGTTATAAGATATGTATTTGCCAAAAAGGAACCTCGGACGATTAGCGAAAATGATGTCGTTTCTTGTGAAGCATTCTTCTGCTGCGGAGGATGACGAAACTACTACTACGGAAAGAGAACCTAAGCGGAGGAAGATGATCGGGCCGTGTTTATGGAAAAGGTGGTAGAGAGTTCTATGCATTGGAGGTTTTAGGAGATGGAGATGGCCGATGACGGGGAAGGCAAAAGGGCTAGGAGGAAGGTTTATACGGCGTAATTTTGATTGGTAAAAGTTTAAAGCTAGAAAGAGTAGAAGAACTAGAATAGAAAGGAAAACGTACAACATTTTCTTGattattattgatttattgGTGATGGAGTGAATGGATGAGGAATATAGAGTTTAAATAGATATAgagtttaaaattatttttaaaattttattcaatttctaCCACAAGTGCTCTTCtcccttataaaaataattattaattaaaatgtcaatataattgtaataaaattttgatactAATTAATAACTTTACAAGTTTAAATTGTTCATCGATTATTATATAATATCTGCTCCTAGATATATAACTCAAAATCAAGATCTTTGATATTTACATAatgatttactttttttaaatcatCCACATATATAAAATGCACAAATGAATGTATTGTTTATCTATTAAAGTTATTCATAAATTCATGAAATCTAcgtgattttttaatttaatcatgaactttaaaaatatcaataattaatggCGATAGGAGTGTTTATCTCATACAACCATTatgtcatattatttttaaaaaagccaatagttaatttttaattatttttttattataaattattttatatagctAACGCattattggtttgttgcacgaatgacatagCGCAACGGATGTATGTATAATTTTCCCCCGTTAAATGCTCAGTTAACAAATCTAATGTGGCGCTCCTTTTCTATGACTAAATGTCTATGTGCCATCAAATTAAGAACTTATGTGATATATGATTCTAActtaataaaagaataataaaaagaGTTATcttgttttagggttttttttgttattataggCTTAATCCAGTTTCAGATTTTTGTACTTTATACTTTTTCTTTACTTAGTATCcggtctattttatttttttagttagttttatactttttatttttttgtttatttaatccctttataattaaattttaaagttatttaGTCCTTTAAGAATAGATTAGggacgaaataaaacaaaaaatgaaagtttgaaaaaaattgaatagataattctttttaatttatacatggACTAAGTAAAAAAATCAGAAGTATAAGgactaagaaaataaaaagaaaaaaataaaggaaaGTGTActccttaattttatttttttgatgaatactCCTTGATTTTTAGTAAAGGCGGATTTTGCCAATaaccttttttttcaaaaaagtcaaagaactaaaaaaaaaaatataaagggatcaaataataaaaaaattaaaaatacagaaACCTAAGGATAGGTTATGCCTTTATGTTTTATATAAGggaattttttagttaaaataaaccatttaaataacatttatttataaaattgggaCGTAAATGGTTGAATGGTACTGATGTTGATAATCATAATCtttgaatatattaaatttattattttttctattctattttatttcacttttttacttttacatatactagtgtcgctttacgtgtttcacacgtgactcgCAGTGTGACTCGTTAAACAATGATAAttatatatactataaattagggtaattaaatttatatttaattaaaaattatttttacaatttataaattgtatttaagtataaaatatcaaatattaattagaATAGTAGTTTATTGGTAGTAGTTTATCTTAATtagaattataaataattaatatttaatatagttaattttaattaatattctatataatgtttttaaaatagtagtataagtagtttattttaaggttaattgcaaatgcatacacgaattttaccctaatttgcaattacaacataaactttgaaacttggcaatgtcagtaaccaactttcattttttggcaaattgatacaccgaccaatcacgcaaTGACACGTGACAGTAtcttacaatgtccacgttagtatTTTTCGTGtatggtgtatcgatttgccaaaagtgtaaagttggttactaaca containing:
- the LOC126656067 gene encoding cytochrome P450 81Q32-like, encoding MLYVFLSILVLLLFLALNFYQSKLRRINLPPSPFAFPVIGHLHLLKPPMHRTLYHLFHKHGPIIFLRLGSLSVVVVSSSSAAEECFTRNDIIFANRPRFLFGKYISYNYTTIIHAPFGDHWRNLRRISAIELFSTHRLNKFESMRKDEIKRLMVNLTRNSLQHFSKVELKSKFQELTFNIIIRMIAGKRYYGDDVSDKEEAEQFRQILKETASYGGVTNPGDFLPILNWLDGGKFKRTLIRFAKRNDDFFQGLLDEHRRKKVNLESMNTMIDHLLSLQETEPEYYTDEILKGLIQIIIFAGTDTTAVTMEWAMSNLLNHPTILKKARDEIDKYVGKECLLDESHLPKLPYLQNIISETLRLYPTAPLLVPHMSSDDCKVGGYDVPRGTMLLVNAWAIHRDPTLWDDATSFKPERFDSGEADLENRLMPYGLGRRSCPGAGLAQRVVGLGLGSLIQCFEWKRVSKEKIDMLEGKGITMPKVKPLEAMCKARPIMNIILS